TTCCGATCGGCAAAACGCTCTATACGATACAAGTGACCTATTTTACGCAGCATCTTTTTACAATAATCTGCTTTGTAGCCGGTATCCAGCGCTTCTTTAAACTTGCGGCGTGCATGGGCCATACAGTTTAATTCGATAAGCCCATATTTTCTTACCGGTTGAGTATATGGCTCGAAGCCGTCAACCATTAATATATCGCCTGGACGTGAGCCCTTTAAAAAACTCAATGCGGCTTTTGCTGAACGACTTTTGTCATAATGAAACACGGCTGTTACAGGGCCCTCGTGATCATTTTTGCCCAACCCAACCCACATGCGCCCTTCATGGTGCCTCCCGGAGACGTCGGGTAAATGCACCTTAAGGGGAGACTCGTCCGCATGTTTCAACAGGCTGCGTTTATATTCACCCAGCAACTCATAATGTATTCGTCGAATACTCTTATACAGATACCGCAGCCACGATACCATGGTTGAACGGGTAAACCAGATACCCGATTCATGGAATATCTGCCGCTGAATACGATAAAGCGGCAGGTGATATCGGTATTTTGAGCTTATAACAAAGCACAGCAGAAAAACATCCGCAATACCCTTGGGAATCGGAAGAACTACGGTTCGGCAACCGATATGCCGCATTTACAT
This region of Chitinivibrionales bacterium genomic DNA includes:
- a CDS encoding IS66 family transposase; this encodes MRHIGCRTVVLPIPKGIADVFLLCFVISSKYRYHLPLYRIQRQIFHESGIWFTRSTMVSWLRYLYKSIRRIHYELLGEYKRSLLKHADESPLKVHLPDVSGRHHEGRMWVGLGKNDHEGPVTAVFHYDKSRSAKAALSFLKGSRPGDILMVDGFEPYTQPVRKYGLIELNCMAHARRKFKEALDTGYKADYCKKMLRKIGHLYRIERFADRKNADTETRGRLRQKYSKKILNEIKDLLQDPGFTVLPSRKVGEAINYMLNHWNKLTTFIDNGLYPIDNNAVERIIRTLAIGRKNWMVAGSENGAKWCAVYYSIFATCLLNGIDPEEYLRDVLMRLAIRPANADVKDLLPVNWAREKGNAQKNVKVQYPEN